One region of bacterium genomic DNA includes:
- a CDS encoding MerR family transcriptional regulator, with product MPRVDKNEPLYLIGVAARLCELHPQTLRMYERLGLVHPARLGRKNRMYSEADIERLRQIQRLTQDMGVNLAGVEVILDLLDKMSRMQEQMENEMERMQQLMEERIRRMQK from the coding sequence ATGCCACGTGTTGACAAAAATGAACCGTTATACTTAATAGGTGTGGCAGCAAGACTCTGTGAGTTGCATCCTCAGACTCTGCGTATGTATGAGCGTCTGGGGCTTGTGCATCCTGCCAGACTCGGCAGAAAGAACCGCATGTATTCCGAAGCCGATATTGAGCGGCTCAGACAGATCCAACGTCTGACTCAGGATATGGGTGTGAACCTGGCAGGCGTGGAAGTAATTCTTGACCTTCTGGACAAAATGTCGCGCATGCAGGAGCAAATGGAAAATGAAATGGAACGAATGCAACAGCTCATGGAGGAGAGAATCAGGCGTATGCAGAAGTAG
- a CDS encoding DnaJ domain-containing protein, which produces MATNYKDYYKILGVDRNASEKDIKSAYRKLARKYHPDVNPGDKSAEEKFKEVSEAYEVLVDKDKRAKYDQFGQYWEQAGQAGPGPGAGYPCGDFTFDFGGFDQRGQRVDFGGEGGFDLFEMLFGEGRRAGGSTKKRHAPPAKGRDIESEMEISLEDAFTGTKKPFSLNGRKIEVTIPKGVRNGQKIRLAGQGEKGPAGEGDLFIKIKIRPHQTFERSDDDLRIEVPVDYVTAALGGEITVPTLSGRVTMKIPPGTSGGKTFRLPGQGMPKMKDGGRGNQYVKVRVHIPEHIPAKERELLEEIHKLRKGG; this is translated from the coding sequence ATGGCCACTAATTATAAAGATTATTATAAAATACTGGGCGTTGACAGGAACGCATCGGAGAAGGATATCAAATCGGCCTACCGTAAGCTGGCTCGAAAGTATCATCCCGATGTAAACCCGGGCGACAAATCTGCCGAGGAGAAGTTCAAAGAAGTCAGCGAGGCATATGAGGTGCTTGTCGATAAGGACAAACGCGCCAAATATGACCAGTTCGGCCAATATTGGGAGCAGGCCGGACAGGCAGGTCCCGGTCCTGGGGCGGGGTATCCCTGCGGTGACTTTACGTTTGACTTCGGTGGCTTCGATCAAAGGGGGCAGCGTGTAGACTTTGGTGGTGAAGGCGGCTTCGATCTCTTTGAGATGCTTTTTGGTGAAGGCAGACGCGCAGGCGGATCGACAAAAAAACGCCATGCGCCCCCGGCAAAGGGACGCGATATCGAATCTGAGATGGAGATATCTCTTGAAGATGCCTTCACCGGGACCAAAAAGCCATTTTCGCTCAATGGGCGCAAGATAGAAGTGACGATTCCAAAGGGCGTTCGCAACGGCCAAAAGATCAGACTTGCAGGCCAGGGAGAAAAAGGTCCCGCAGGCGAGGGAGACTTATTTATAAAGATTAAAATTCGTCCTCATCAAACATTTGAACGTTCGGACGATGACCTGCGCATTGAGGTTCCTGTGGATTATGTGACAGCGGCTTTGGGCGGAGAGATCACTGTTCCAACACTCTCGGGAAGAGTTACTATGAAGATCCCTCCTGGCACATCCGGCGGCAAAACGTTTCGGCTTCCCGGTCAGGGTATGCCAAAGATGAAAGACGGCGGACGCGGGAACCAATATGTGAAAGTCAGAGTTCATATCCCGGAGCATATACCAGCAAAGGAACGCGAACTATTGGAGGAAATCCATAAACTGCGCAAAGGCGGTTGA
- a CDS encoding Hsp20/alpha crystallin family protein: MISRWDPFRDISVLQDRINRIFNESAGRAESASSRTWSPVVDILETQSDLVVRAELPGMNRDDIDIEVTGESLTIRGERKFDEASKDEYIRVERPYGPFQRSFSIGVPVQPNKVKAGYHDGLLEIIIPKAEETKPKKIKVNAE, encoded by the coding sequence ATGATAAGCAGATGGGATCCGTTTAGGGATATCAGTGTTTTGCAAGACAGAATCAATCGAATATTCAATGAGTCGGCGGGTCGTGCCGAAAGCGCATCCAGCCGAACCTGGTCGCCGGTAGTAGACATTTTAGAGACTCAAAGTGACCTTGTTGTTCGCGCTGAACTGCCGGGGATGAACCGAGATGATATAGATATTGAAGTTACGGGTGAGTCTCTGACTATTCGCGGCGAGCGCAAGTTCGATGAGGCGAGCAAGGATGAATATATCCGGGTCGAGCGCCCATATGGACCATTCCAGAGGTCGTTCAGCATAGGAGTGCCGGTGCAGCCGAATAAGGTAAAAGCCGGCTATCATGACGGTCTGCTTGAGATTATTATTCCTAAGGCCGAAGAGACCAAACCCAAGAAGATCAAAGTAAACGCTGAATAG
- the dnaK gene encoding molecular chaperone DnaK, whose translation MAKTVGIDLGTTNSVVAVMEGGEPVVIPNSEGSRTTPSVVGFSKTGERLVGVTAKRQAILNPDRTISSIKREMGTDHKVTIDGKGYTPEEISAMILQKLKADAEAYLGEQVTQAVITVPAYFNDMQRTATKQAGEIAGLKVLRIINEPTAASLAYGLEKKGNETILVWDLGGGTFDVSLLEVGEGVFEVKSTSGDTRLGGDDWDERIVNWVCSEFKAQQGIDLKNDKQALQRVKEAAEKAKIELSTVVQTNINLPYITADASGPKHLDMNLTRAKFEELTSDLLERCVGPYKKAMEDAKISEGQINEIVLVGGSTRMPMVQELVKKLAGGKEPHRGVNPDEVVAVGAAIQAGVLGGEVKDVVLLDVTPLTLGVETLGGITDKLIERNTTIPTRKSKTYTTAADGQTEVEINVLQGEREMAQYNHSLGRFHLAGIPPAPRGVPQIEVTFDIDANGIVNVSAQDKATGKQQSITISGSTRLSKDDIDKMMRDAEGHAEEDRKLRDAAEAKNKAEQLLYSTEKTLKDLGDKVSSEDKLAVENALSELRSAVESNDAERINTASEALQQQAYKLSQMLYEQASQAQAGAPEGQAPEGPAAETPKEEDEGVIDAEFKAE comes from the coding sequence TTGGCCAAAACAGTAGGTATTGATTTAGGCACCACAAACAGCGTGGTTGCAGTAATGGAAGGCGGCGAACCGGTCGTGATCCCCAATTCCGAGGGGAGCCGGACGACTCCTTCCGTTGTAGGTTTTTCAAAGACCGGCGAACGTCTGGTGGGCGTAACAGCCAAGCGTCAGGCGATCCTTAACCCTGATCGCACCATCTCATCTATCAAGCGTGAGATGGGAACCGATCACAAGGTTACGATTGACGGCAAGGGCTACACGCCTGAAGAGATTTCGGCTATGATCCTGCAGAAGCTCAAGGCGGATGCAGAGGCTTATCTGGGTGAACAGGTGACTCAGGCAGTTATCACCGTCCCGGCATATTTTAACGATATGCAGCGAACAGCCACAAAGCAGGCGGGCGAGATTGCCGGTCTCAAGGTTCTCAGGATTATAAACGAGCCAACTGCCGCATCACTCGCATACGGCCTGGAAAAGAAAGGTAATGAGACCATTCTTGTATGGGACCTCGGCGGCGGGACTTTTGATGTGTCGCTCCTGGAAGTAGGCGAGGGCGTATTCGAGGTCAAATCAACTTCGGGCGATACGCGGCTTGGCGGTGACGACTGGGACGAGCGGATCGTCAATTGGGTATGCAGCGAATTCAAGGCTCAGCAGGGAATCGATCTCAAAAATGATAAACAGGCTCTGCAGCGTGTCAAAGAAGCTGCAGAAAAGGCAAAGATCGAGCTTTCCACCGTGGTCCAGACAAATATCAACCTGCCTTATATTACGGCGGACGCATCGGGACCCAAGCATCTTGACATGAACCTGACCCGTGCGAAGTTCGAAGAACTCACCAGCGACCTGCTGGAACGCTGTGTCGGGCCTTATAAGAAGGCAATGGAAGATGCCAAGATCAGCGAGGGTCAGATAAACGAGATCGTGCTGGTTGGTGGATCGACTCGAATGCCTATGGTGCAGGAGTTGGTCAAGAAACTTGCCGGAGGCAAGGAGCCGCACAGAGGCGTTAACCCGGACGAGGTCGTGGCTGTAGGCGCTGCGATTCAGGCCGGTGTGTTGGGCGGTGAGGTCAAGGATGTAGTGTTACTGGATGTTACACCGCTCACATTGGGTGTGGAGACACTTGGCGGAATTACGGACAAGCTCATCGAGCGCAACACCACCATCCCGACCAGAAAGTCCAAGACATATACTACGGCTGCAGATGGCCAGACCGAAGTCGAGATCAACGTATTGCAGGGCGAGCGCGAGATGGCTCAGTATAACCACAGCCTCGGCAGGTTCCACCTGGCAGGTATTCCACCTGCGCCGAGGGGTGTGCCTCAGATTGAGGTCACCTTCGACATTGATGCGAACGGTATAGTGAATGTCTCGGCTCAGGATAAGGCGACAGGCAAGCAGCAGTCGATCACTATCAGCGGTTCGACCAGACTCTCCAAGGACGATATCGATAAGATGATGAGAGACGCCGAAGGTCATGCCGAGGAGGACCGCAAGCTCAGAGATGCCGCAGAAGCCAAGAACAAGGCTGAGCAACTGCTTTATTCCACCGAGAAGACCTTGAAAGACCTTGGCGACAAAGTGTCGTCTGAAGATAAACTGGCTGTCGAAAATGCGCTCAGTGAGTTGAGATCGGCTGTTGAATCGAATGATGCAGAGCGGATCAATACCGCCTCCGAAGCGCTCCAGCAGCAGGCATACAAGCTATCGCAGATGCTGTATGAGCAGGCCTCACAGGCTCAGGCGGGCGCTCCCGAAGGACAGGCTCCTGAAGGACCGGCAGCCGAAACGCCAAAGGAAGAAGACGAAGGCGTAATTGACGCCGAATTCAAAGCAGAATAA
- a CDS encoding glucose-1-phosphate thymidylyltransferase has product MKALILSGGKGTRLRPITYTGAKQLVPVANKPILFYTIEAVKAAGITDIGIVVGDTHEEVEAAVGNGERWDVKITYIQQDAPLGLAHAVKISQDFIQDDAFVMYLGDNLIKDGIISFVDEYCESDANAQILLAHVPNPQSFGVAELEGGRVVRLIEKPKQPPTDLALVGVYMFDASIFEAVNAIKSSARGELEITDAIQYLVDHSYKVNSHIITGWWKDTGKLEDMLEANRIILDGIKRDVLGEVDENSDVAGRVKIGKGSRIINSCLRGPAIIGEGCIIENAFIGPYTSINDRCKIISSEVEHSIILEDSQILGIGSRLEDSLIGKNVRIDKDHKKPKAYRMMVGDNSTVSVI; this is encoded by the coding sequence ATGAAAGCTCTCATCTTGAGTGGAGGTAAGGGTACAAGACTCCGACCGATCACATATACCGGCGCGAAACAGCTCGTGCCCGTCGCAAATAAACCAATACTCTTCTATACAATAGAAGCCGTAAAGGCTGCCGGTATTACTGATATCGGTATTGTTGTCGGCGACACGCATGAAGAGGTCGAGGCAGCCGTGGGCAATGGCGAGCGTTGGGATGTGAAGATCACATATATACAGCAGGATGCACCTCTGGGTCTTGCTCATGCAGTAAAGATTTCGCAGGATTTCATCCAAGACGACGCTTTTGTAATGTATCTGGGCGATAATCTAATCAAAGACGGCATCATATCGTTCGTAGACGAATATTGCGAATCGGATGCAAATGCGCAGATACTTCTGGCGCATGTGCCCAATCCCCAGTCATTCGGAGTAGCAGAACTTGAGGGAGGGCGTGTGGTACGCTTGATCGAAAAGCCAAAGCAGCCGCCTACTGACCTCGCTCTGGTAGGTGTCTACATGTTTGACGCGTCTATATTCGAGGCAGTAAACGCCATAAAGTCTTCTGCTCGCGGTGAACTTGAGATCACCGATGCCATTCAATATCTGGTCGATCACAGCTACAAGGTCAACAGCCACATAATAACCGGATGGTGGAAAGATACCGGCAAGCTCGAAGACATGCTCGAAGCCAACCGCATCATATTGGACGGTATCAAGCGGGATGTGCTGGGTGAAGTTGATGAAAATTCAGACGTTGCAGGCCGGGTAAAGATCGGCAAGGGCAGCAGGATAATCAACTCCTGTTTGCGCGGTCCCGCGATTATTGGCGAGGGATGCATCATTGAAAATGCATTTATAGGTCCGTATACGTCGATCAATGACCGCTGCAAGATCATCTCAAGTGAGGTCGAGCACAGTATAATTCTGGAAGACTCTCAGATATTGGGCATAGGCAGCCGCCTGGAAGACAGCCTGATAGGCAAAAACGTCAGGATCGACAAGGATCACAAAAAGCCGAAGGCATATCGCATGATGGTGGGCGATAACAGCACAGTTAGCGTGATATGA
- a CDS encoding dTDP-4-dehydrorhamnose 3,5-epimerase family protein, with protein MIEGVIVKQLKRHADERGYLMEMLREDWPEFGRFAQTYISMNYPGIIRAWHYHKKQDDYWVVPKGMVKAVVYDARKDSPTYGEINEFFMGDNNPILLKIPVGTMHGYKTVGVEPSLLINFPTNLYNPKEPDEYRESYDSPNIPYNWDIKIT; from the coding sequence ATGATAGAAGGAGTAATAGTAAAGCAACTTAAGCGCCATGCAGATGAGCGCGGCTATCTTATGGAAATGCTGCGTGAAGACTGGCCGGAGTTCGGCAGGTTCGCACAGACATACATCAGCATGAACTATCCCGGCATTATCCGCGCATGGCACTATCACAAAAAACAGGATGACTATTGGGTTGTGCCTAAGGGCATGGTCAAAGCAGTTGTCTATGACGCTCGCAAAGATTCCCCCACGTACGGCGAGATCAATGAGTTCTTCATGGGCGACAATAACCCTATCCTGCTCAAGATACCCGTGGGCACGATGCACGGGTATAAGACTGTCGGGGTGGAACCGTCACTGCTAATCAACTTCCCGACCAATCTCTACAATCCCAAGGAGCCCGACGAGTATCGCGAGTCGTATGACAGCCCCAACATCCCTTACAACTGGGATATCAAGATTACGTAG
- a CDS encoding HEAT repeat domain-containing protein — translation MDHIDELIQKLGDPDNDVQLKAECALIRSDKAAVGRLIEATKYANPQIRWRAAFSLGEIGDQRGYPAVLALLDDKDMQVRADAVDAAGKLGGVNAIEPLSKVIMDASNDSHVATHAAWELMWMGDVALPALLDVWRYGTLEARKVVVQPLGEIGNPAAIEPLAEYLNDESLRFDVASALGKLGDIRALDVLIDYLCDHREDYSEGSAEWGLIGLGTLAVERLVEVTVNGSPEAKKEAIHALGEIGDASAIDRLTVLLDVPELDCAALIALGKCGDKCVLPRLLEMAREADEDWDVEVASAIGKFGDEAVEELSRVANLGVKYSREMAACALSNIASEKSISVLEHMLTDPDDDVRYWVLDSIWEIGSGNLPIFGQRSLDLIETLLDDADNTVRCRAASWSCSLRQDLAQPFNPIAWFLVGNY, via the coding sequence TTGGACCACATCGACGAACTCATACAGAAACTCGGTGACCCAGATAATGACGTCCAGCTAAAAGCTGAATGCGCGCTTATACGCTCAGACAAAGCAGCTGTGGGGCGATTAATTGAGGCGACCAAGTATGCAAACCCGCAGATACGCTGGAGAGCTGCTTTCTCACTGGGTGAAATAGGTGACCAACGCGGATATCCTGCTGTGCTTGCGCTGCTTGATGATAAAGATATGCAAGTGCGAGCTGATGCTGTAGATGCGGCAGGCAAACTAGGCGGCGTAAATGCAATAGAGCCATTGTCAAAAGTTATAATGGACGCATCGAATGATTCTCATGTCGCAACGCATGCTGCTTGGGAGCTTATGTGGATGGGTGATGTGGCATTGCCTGCACTCTTGGATGTATGGCGATATGGAACACTTGAAGCACGCAAGGTTGTCGTTCAACCTTTAGGGGAGATAGGAAACCCGGCAGCAATTGAACCACTAGCGGAATACCTCAATGATGAGTCTCTTCGTTTCGATGTTGCTTCAGCACTTGGCAAACTGGGTGATATCCGTGCACTTGATGTCCTGATTGATTATTTGTGCGATCACCGGGAGGACTATTCAGAGGGAAGTGCTGAATGGGGGTTGATTGGCTTGGGCACGTTAGCAGTGGAACGCCTGGTTGAAGTGACGGTCAATGGTTCACCGGAAGCAAAAAAGGAAGCTATACATGCCTTGGGTGAGATCGGCGACGCCTCCGCAATTGACAGACTGACCGTGTTACTTGATGTGCCTGAGCTTGACTGTGCTGCTTTGATTGCACTAGGCAAATGTGGCGATAAGTGCGTATTGCCCAGGCTTCTAGAGATGGCGCGTGAAGCAGATGAAGATTGGGATGTAGAAGTTGCCAGTGCAATAGGCAAATTTGGAGATGAGGCCGTTGAGGAGCTATCGCGGGTTGCAAACCTCGGTGTTAAGTACTCAAGAGAGATGGCCGCATGTGCCCTCAGCAATATCGCATCTGAGAAATCAATAAGCGTTCTGGAGCACATGCTGACTGATCCAGATGATGATGTGCGCTATTGGGTTCTGGATTCAATTTGGGAAATAGGCTCGGGCAATCTGCCAATTTTCGGCCAGAGGTCTCTGGACCTGATAGAAACGCTTCTTGATGATGCTGACAATACAGTTCGCTGCCGCGCTGCATCCTGGAGCTGCAGCCTGCGCCAAGACCTTGCCCAGCCATTTAATCCAATAGCATGGTTTTTGGTGGGCAACTATTGA
- a CDS encoding HD domain-containing protein, protein MDKRRRIEYLIAMLRWPVILLGLAAVSNASLPRQALLLGFVAAYNSALMFCVKDPERFAKCGRKLAIASFALDTTVITITVAGPSDGMAYLLYWFVLVCTGYASNRLDKLIFATGIVMAANVIGTLFAINTAASMASILTTVAVRCGVLLIGALVAAFIFKTRSQDDLASERGSYLHAIMDCGARLTRFRSVNDLALYVLESAVTETDAGGGELLLLNEETGHLETEAFYSPEKNHAAPPEALLRSYANWVTNSGREFLVKSGGRTSEESEVERDDRPAIAAPLLWQSSGSDEDNKVLGVLMVWGQPGEDFGDDAVDMLRIFSVIASAAIVNLRLYTNLQKQFLRTLQSLANGLEARDEYTQGHSERVMQVSCLIAQELQVPAEAIDSLRNASLLHDIGKIGVPDAILRKAGKLTAEEWETMRRHPIVSEEICRPLGLSQDVLFLIKHHHERLDGKGYPGGINAQDQPLLQRILVVSDSFDAMRSRRPYRERMPQEELMGELNRSAGRTLDPTVVDALRHLIERGDLDSVYEEHDRMIDGTMALMKVKKQKAA, encoded by the coding sequence ATGGATAAGAGAAGACGTATTGAATATCTCATAGCTATGCTCCGGTGGCCTGTAATATTGCTCGGGCTTGCCGCTGTCAGCAATGCTTCGCTTCCACGGCAGGCCTTACTGCTGGGGTTTGTAGCTGCGTACAATTCCGCATTGATGTTCTGCGTCAAGGACCCTGAGCGTTTTGCAAAGTGCGGGAGAAAGCTGGCTATTGCATCCTTTGCACTGGATACCACTGTCATCACAATCACAGTTGCCGGTCCAAGTGATGGTATGGCATATTTACTGTATTGGTTTGTTCTTGTATGCACAGGATATGCCAGCAATCGCTTGGACAAGCTGATATTCGCAACCGGAATTGTAATGGCAGCTAATGTGATCGGCACGCTATTTGCAATCAACACTGCCGCAAGTATGGCATCCATTTTAACAACTGTGGCTGTGCGCTGTGGTGTATTGTTAATCGGAGCGCTGGTTGCAGCATTTATTTTCAAAACCAGGTCGCAGGACGATCTGGCATCTGAGAGAGGGTCATACCTGCATGCGATTATGGATTGTGGCGCTCGTTTGACCAGGTTTCGGAGTGTTAATGACCTTGCGCTCTACGTTCTTGAATCTGCCGTCACCGAGACAGATGCCGGAGGCGGCGAACTGCTTCTGCTAAACGAAGAGACCGGCCATCTGGAAACGGAAGCATTTTATTCTCCTGAAAAGAACCATGCCGCTCCACCAGAAGCACTGCTTCGCTCGTATGCCAACTGGGTTACCAACAGTGGTCGAGAATTTCTGGTCAAAAGCGGCGGGCGAACTTCAGAAGAGTCGGAAGTGGAAAGAGACGACCGCCCAGCCATTGCCGCACCCCTGCTTTGGCAATCATCAGGTTCGGATGAGGACAACAAGGTTCTGGGAGTACTTATGGTTTGGGGTCAGCCGGGTGAGGACTTCGGCGATGATGCGGTTGACATGTTGAGAATATTTTCTGTAATAGCGAGCGCTGCCATTGTAAATTTGCGATTGTACACCAATCTTCAGAAACAGTTCCTACGCACCCTCCAGAGTCTTGCAAACGGTTTGGAAGCCAGAGATGAATATACGCAAGGTCACTCTGAACGCGTGATGCAGGTTTCTTGCCTCATTGCTCAGGAGCTGCAGGTTCCGGCGGAGGCAATAGATTCTCTTAGAAATGCATCACTGCTGCACGATATAGGCAAGATCGGCGTGCCCGATGCGATTCTGCGCAAGGCCGGCAAGCTCACGGCTGAAGAATGGGAGACTATGCGTCGCCATCCAATCGTAAGCGAAGAAATCTGCCGCCCGCTGGGTCTATCACAGGATGTGCTATTTTTGATCAAACACCACCATGAGCGCCTCGACGGCAAAGGTTACCCTGGTGGGATCAATGCCCAGGACCAGCCTCTGCTGCAGAGGATTCTGGTTGTCTCCGACTCATTTGACGCAATGCGCTCGCGCAGACCCTACAGGGAGAGAATGCCTCAAGAAGAGCTTATGGGCGAACTCAACCGCAGCGCAGGCAGAACGCTCGACCCGACCGTAGTTGATGCGCTGCGGCACCTGATAGAGCGAGGAGACCTAGACTCTGTATATGAAGAGCACGACAGAATGATTGATGGAACGATGGCGCTGATGAAGGTAAAAAAGCAAAAAGCGGCTTGA
- a CDS encoding right-handed parallel beta-helix repeat-containing protein: MTLYRLILTISAALALAQASWAIIFVDSRATTGTQDGSSWQNAFTSITAALSSLESGGTLWVREGVYRERIALKTYQNIYGGFLGFETSADQRIAGAFPTIIDAESKGRAVDIKTGAWVTIDGLTIRNGLADYGGGIRCNINANVKIRNCHIEDCSATALGGGVYHDKYSYGEMTDCIVTRCNASSGGGLVVEYHSYPVHKRCVITRNSAVISGGGLYCPFHSEARMENCTFAFNNAGMNGGAAYTYRGGPVAFDHDIIAFNSASDTGGVYGDGGSSTTTFTCCDFYANDNGDCGGAIGSISTYSGNMFVDPLLLMPEHDECCLSLGSPCDGIGAYPIETAYPISKIGHVKILPTGTAVKLSGKVISCTNGTNIWIEEIDRSATIGVQGVSDCSPGDVISSLIGTISVDDNEKRYISVSSWEKLEGAGYDLVPYGTRISWLDSAVGTYMKTWGRMIKTDNDGFQLSDGENSIDVLWSGMEIRPHSYVVVTGGYIGYGQFQAYNVQIVR, from the coding sequence ATGACATTATACAGACTGATTCTGACCATAAGCGCAGCACTAGCCCTTGCGCAGGCATCCTGGGCGATAATATTTGTCGACTCACGCGCAACAACGGGAACACAGGACGGTTCATCGTGGCAGAATGCATTTACGAGCATAACTGCTGCTCTGAGCTCCCTTGAATCCGGCGGAACACTCTGGGTGCGCGAGGGAGTCTATCGTGAAAGAATCGCTCTCAAAACATATCAGAATATATATGGCGGATTCCTTGGGTTCGAGACGTCGGCGGATCAAAGGATCGCGGGAGCATTCCCTACAATTATCGATGCCGAGAGTAAAGGGCGGGCAGTAGACATTAAAACCGGCGCATGGGTCACAATAGACGGCCTTACAATCCGTAATGGTCTGGCGGATTACGGCGGCGGAATTCGATGCAACATAAATGCAAATGTAAAGATCAGGAACTGCCACATCGAGGACTGCAGCGCGACTGCTCTGGGCGGAGGGGTATATCACGATAAGTATTCCTATGGTGAGATGACCGATTGTATAGTGACGCGATGCAATGCATCCAGCGGCGGAGGGCTTGTGGTGGAGTATCACTCATACCCTGTTCATAAGCGCTGCGTGATAACACGAAATAGTGCTGTGATCAGCGGCGGCGGCCTATATTGCCCATTTCACTCTGAGGCACGAATGGAAAACTGCACGTTTGCGTTCAACAATGCCGGTATGAACGGCGGCGCGGCCTATACATATCGAGGCGGACCGGTCGCATTCGATCACGATATAATCGCATTCAACTCCGCCTCGGATACCGGTGGCGTCTACGGAGATGGCGGTAGTTCTACAACCACATTCACCTGCTGCGACTTTTATGCAAATGATAATGGAGATTGTGGGGGAGCGATAGGCTCGATATCAACCTACTCCGGCAATATGTTTGTTGATCCACTTTTGCTGATGCCTGAACACGATGAGTGCTGCCTTTCACTCGGCTCGCCATGCGATGGAATAGGCGCATATCCGATTGAAACGGCATACCCGATCAGCAAAATTGGACATGTCAAAATTCTTCCAACCGGCACGGCAGTGAAGCTATCGGGCAAGGTGATAAGCTGCACGAACGGCACTAATATATGGATCGAAGAGATCGACCGTTCAGCGACCATCGGCGTGCAGGGAGTCTCAGACTGCAGTCCGGGTGATGTGATTTCAAGCCTGATCGGCACTATATCAGTCGATGACAATGAAAAACGCTATATATCGGTATCATCATGGGAGAAATTGGAGGGTGCAGGTTATGACCTGGTGCCGTACGGAACCCGTATCTCATGGCTTGACAGTGCTGTTGGCACATATATGAAGACCTGGGGGCGCATGATCAAAACGGATAACGATGGGTTTCAACTGAGCGACGGAGAAAACAGTATTGATGTGCTGTGGTCGGGGATGGAGATTCGGCCGCACAGCTATGTCGTAGTGACGGGTGGATACATTGGCTATGGGCAATTTCAGGCATACAATGTCCAAATCGTCCGATAA
- a CDS encoding nucleoid-associated protein, which produces MQSIEAIELNRLVIHGINNLSEEPDIAEKEETLSEGLRHFFEEHIRNCVKSSSAKTAKFNSSETTVSACAAHIVEAPETFVEQCKVIGMWFGHQMEKSSQVQAFLAVALFTDLDTEDRYLALLKMDPVKAFVKRGGGDFEQLQILPDPSRQLLRYAIVRPYDDETRYDIIMRNQPASKDEDPETAQMWLEAFLDASEVATPREMTQLVVKETEKWIAQNEEALEEQEAAQLRNAVRTLAQTEEMDVEAIAAEAIKDDRQREEYIGRLLDKGLTETTFTPDRAWAERTARKTTYVCDDGVQISGPSDAIDDVVQVLPKTADRRTRVVIETRRFQQK; this is translated from the coding sequence ATGCAATCTATCGAAGCGATTGAACTCAATCGCCTTGTCATTCACGGTATAAACAATCTCTCCGAAGAGCCGGATATCGCCGAGAAGGAGGAAACACTCTCCGAGGGCTTGCGGCACTTTTTTGAGGAGCATATACGCAACTGCGTCAAATCATCGAGCGCAAAAACGGCCAAATTCAACAGCTCAGAGACCACCGTCTCGGCATGCGCCGCTCACATTGTCGAGGCTCCAGAAACGTTCGTCGAACAGTGCAAAGTGATTGGAATGTGGTTTGGTCATCAAATGGAAAAGTCCTCCCAGGTGCAGGCTTTCCTTGCCGTTGCACTCTTTACCGATCTCGATACTGAGGATCGCTATCTGGCGCTGCTTAAAATGGACCCGGTTAAGGCATTCGTAAAACGTGGAGGAGGGGATTTCGAGCAGCTTCAGATTCTGCCGGACCCGAGTCGGCAGCTCCTTAGATACGCTATTGTTCGGCCATACGATGATGAGACCCGCTACGATATCATAATGCGCAACCAACCGGCGTCAAAAGATGAGGATCCGGAGACTGCTCAGATGTGGCTGGAAGCGTTTCTTGATGCATCTGAAGTCGCGACACCGCGTGAAATGACCCAGCTTGTGGTAAAAGAAACCGAAAAATGGATTGCCCAGAATGAAGAGGCGCTTGAGGAGCAAGAAGCGGCACAGCTTCGCAACGCAGTGCGGACTCTTGCTCAAACCGAGGAAATGGACGTGGAGGCCATTGCAGCCGAAGCAATCAAAGATGACAGGCAGCGCGAAGAGTATATCGGCAGACTCCTGGATAAGGGTCTCACCGAAACCACGTTTACGCCCGACCGGGCCTGGGCTGAACGCACGGCTCGCAAGACAACTTATGTCTGTGATGATGGTGTCCAGATAAGTGGTCCAAGCGATGCCATCGACGACGTGGTTCAGGTTCTGCCCAAGACTGCCGACCGAAGGACTAGGGTCGTGATCGAGACCAGAAGGTTTCAGCAGAAATAG